In one window of Candidatus Obscuribacterales bacterium DNA:
- the rsgA gene encoding small ribosomal subunit biogenesis GTPase RsgA yields the protein MTDVSLGVASSPDLSPSPHWTGTVIATQANYYQVRLDRPPAEESAIAPHLLLCTRRARLKKIGQQVWVGDRVVVEEPDWQNARGAIAQVMPRQTELDRPPVANASHILLVFALVEPTLDRLQLSRFLVKAESTQLSVSLCLSKADLVSVEQQQRLSEDLQDWGYTPLMISNYTGQNLDPIRGQLRDRITVISGPSGVGKSSLINQLIPTVDLRVGAVSGKLGRGRHTTRHVELFELPSGGLLADTPGFNQPDWDCTAVQLARCFPEIRQRLEQASCQFSDCLHRDEPDCAVRGDWERYDHYLTFLEEVTQYETAQEKLGDGESTTKLKVGEDGQVTHEPKLSTKKYRRPSRRAQHQTLHHLCGNLQDLTLDEED from the coding sequence ATGACGGATGTATCCCTAGGGGTGGCCTCCTCCCCTGATCTGTCGCCATCGCCCCATTGGACGGGAACGGTGATTGCTACCCAAGCCAACTACTACCAAGTGCGCTTGGATCGTCCGCCTGCGGAGGAGTCAGCGATCGCCCCGCACCTCCTGCTCTGCACGCGCCGGGCCCGGCTGAAGAAAATTGGTCAGCAGGTATGGGTGGGCGATCGGGTGGTGGTGGAAGAGCCGGACTGGCAAAATGCTCGGGGAGCGATCGCCCAAGTGATGCCGCGTCAGACGGAGCTCGATCGCCCACCGGTGGCCAACGCTAGCCACATCTTGCTGGTGTTTGCCTTGGTGGAACCGACCCTGGATCGTCTGCAGTTGAGTCGCTTTTTGGTGAAAGCAGAATCCACCCAGCTTTCCGTGAGCCTTTGTTTGAGCAAAGCCGATCTCGTATCGGTTGAGCAGCAGCAGCGTCTGAGCGAGGATTTGCAGGACTGGGGCTATACGCCTTTGATGATCAGCAACTACACCGGACAGAATCTTGATCCGATTCGGGGGCAATTGCGCGATCGGATTACGGTAATTTCTGGGCCGTCTGGCGTAGGCAAATCCAGCCTGATCAACCAACTGATCCCCACCGTCGATCTGCGAGTGGGAGCGGTGTCCGGCAAGCTAGGGCGAGGGCGGCATACCACCCGTCATGTGGAGTTGTTTGAGCTGCCCAGTGGTGGATTGTTGGCGGATACGCCCGGCTTCAATCAGCCCGACTGGGACTGTACGGCTGTCCAACTGGCCCGCTGCTTTCCAGAAATCCGCCAGCGCTTGGAGCAAGCCTCCTGTCAATTTAGCGATTGCCTCCATCGCGATGAGCCGGACTGTGCCGTACGGGGCGACTGGGAACGCTATGACCACTACCTCACCTTTCTAGAAGAAGTGACCCAGTATGAGACAGCTCAGGAAAAGCTAGGAGACGGGGAGTCAACGACTAAACTGAAGGTAGGGGAAGACGGACAGGTGACCCACGAACCCAAGCTGTCGACCAAGAAATATCGTCGTCCATCGCGCCGTGCTCAGCACCAAACCCTGCACCATCTCTGCGGCAACCTGCAAGATTTGACCTTGGATGAAGAAGACTAG
- a CDS encoding sulfurtransferase TusA family protein — protein sequence MSHASAPDSSTDHRLDLRGTPCPINFVRTKLYLQKIAPGDRLEVWLDPGEPIEQVPDSLRMEGYVVEDIEERADFFRVTVQRPLDLA from the coding sequence ATGAGCCACGCGTCAGCCCCAGATTCTAGTACAGACCATCGTCTTGATCTGCGCGGGACGCCTTGTCCCATCAACTTTGTGCGCACCAAGCTATATCTGCAAAAAATAGCGCCGGGCGATCGCTTAGAAGTATGGCTTGATCCCGGTGAGCCGATTGAACAGGTGCCAGATAGTCTACGCATGGAAGGCTATGTGGTAGAAGACATTGAGGAGCGCGCGGATTTCTTTCGGGTGACGGTGCAGCGGCCCTTAGACCTCGCATGA